One Ostrea edulis chromosome 2, xbOstEdul1.1, whole genome shotgun sequence genomic region harbors:
- the LOC125679112 gene encoding uncharacterized protein LOC125679112 — MVVCGYLSWWLLVSSSAGQPLRHYIKSIIDDMISDRVQIDKIQYQLSENIHNLENKILVEGKKRGGKLKSEVEIPDCKSFKNKTIKESLAENVKIVSNYNFTHIGKYLQRLQLDTKGIFHLAQRKENSTAPTIVSGFSDNHYKEAIGLFNSINNPVRKMYPDLKFVVFDLGLTEEHRKTVQKLCNCDVRKFPFENYPSHMKFLRGFTWKPVIIQMMLQEFDFVMWVDSSIRLNKNVDRLFERARYYGIQSLGGYGSIAVRTHNILFDFLKEEPCMFNYPEVQGGWVAIKRSLFTLKVLLQPWVSCALQYGCMDFPYSKAFLTCSSMTKLFHCHRSDQSVLGILLTRLFHVNRQLFVFNDGEFGNVRRDSIEKFIPQDSGHV, encoded by the coding sequence ATGGTAGTATGTGGATATCTATCATGGTGGCTGTTGGTATCGTCTTCAGCTGGACAACCCCTGAGGCACTATATAAAAAGTATCATAGATGATATGATTTCAGATCGTGTCCAAATCGATAAAATACAATATCAACTGTCTGAAAACATACATAATCTGGAGAATAAAATATTAGTCGAAGGAAAGAAACGGGGGGGAAAACTTAAAAGTGAAGTTGAAATTCCGGATTGCAAATCGTTTAAAAACAAGACTATCAAGGAATCGTTAGCCGAAAACGTAAAGATTGTGAGCAATTACAATTTTACCCATATCGGTAAATATCTTCAACGTTTGCAGTTGGATACAAAGGGGATATTCCACTTGGCACAACGAAAAGAGAACTCAACAGCACCCACCATTGTGTCAGGATTTTCAGACAATCATTACAAAGAGGCGATTGGTCTCTTCAACTCCATTAACAACCCTGTTCGGAAAATGTACCCCGATTTAAAATTTGTAGTATTTGATCTAGGATTGACTGAAGAACACAGAAAAACTGTACAGAAATTATGTAACTGTGACGTAAGGAAGTTTCCGTTTGAAAATTATCCATCTCACATGAAATTCCTCCGGGGTTTCACATGGAAACCCGTTATAATACAGATGATGCTGCAAGAATTCGATTTTGTTATGTGGGTCGATTCATCTATTCGATTAAATAAGAATGTTGATAGACTATTTGAAAGAGCGAGGTACTATGGAATACAGTCTCTTGGTGGATATGGTTCTATAGCAGTTCGCACACACAATATTCTGTTTGACTTTCTGAAAGAGGAACCCTGCATGTTTAACTATCCAGAAGTACAAGGTGGTTGGGTCGCAATAAAGCGGTCTCTTTTCACATTAAAAGTGCTGTTACAGCCCTGGGTATCATGTGCACTTCAGTATGGATGTATGGATTTTCCATACTCAAAAGCGTTTCTTACTTGTTCGAGTATGACCAAGCTTTTCCATTGTCATAGATCTGACCAGTCTGTTCTCGGAATTCTGCTTACTAGACTGTTTCACGTAAACAGACAGCTTTTCGTTTTCAATGATGGCGAATTTGGTAATGTGAGAAGAGATAGCATTGAAAAGTTTATACCACAGGATAGTGGGCATGTATAA